One Glycine max cultivar Williams 82 chromosome 6, Glycine_max_v4.0, whole genome shotgun sequence DNA segment encodes these proteins:
- the LOC100305907 gene encoding uncharacterized protein isoform X1 — MASTGEKAMDVEDAENEVSVSSAILNSIASRQNEVLSPEDLAWVESCLVKDSDISDTDWIPLKNALLDIISSQPQSFSTEGEDVKIPPYIISSEYANTATTSDEKLNLQSSTSDEKLIILQSSTSDEKLILQSSTSDGKHLSEPSSTYNVNSLLMAVETSTDEIPDDEKTGTLPSINPFLPTYKEHLKEENETIDSGLNLDSSSYEMEHLAENIFKIWDFDIQSEEGELVKQLDKALSENSFQTVPPSFDDSLKLKDSSLDDLIAGIADLSLNKNV; from the exons ATGGCTTCTACGGGCGAAAAAG CAATGGATGTCGAAGATGCAGAGAATGAAGTTTCAGTTTCATCTGCTATTCTCAATTCGATAGCATCTCGGCAGAATGAAGTTCTTTCTCCAGAAGATCTTGCTTGGGTTGAATCCTGCCTAGTTAAAGATTCTGATATTTCAGACACTGATTGGATCCCTTTGAAAAATGCTTTATTAGATATTATCAGCTCCCAACCTCAATCTTTCAGCACTGAAGGAGAAGACGTTAAAATTCCTCCCTACATTATTAGTTCTGAATATGCTAATACTGCAACAACTTCTGATGAGAAACTTAATCTGCAATCTTCAACTTCTGATGAGAAACTTATTATTCTGCAATCTTCAACTTCTGATGAGAAACTTATTCTGCAATCTTCAACTTCTGATGGGAAACACTTATCTGAGCCTTCTTCAACTTATAATGTTAATTCATTACTGATGGCAGTAGAGACAAGCACCGATGAAATTCCAGATGATGAAAAGACTGGTACTTTGCCATCTATCAATCCTTTTCTGCCAACTTATAAGGAACACCTGAAGGAGGAGAATGAAACCATTGATTCTGGACTTAATCTGGATTCTTCCTCTTATGAGATGGAGCACCTTGCCGAGAATATCTTCAAAATCTGGGATTTTGATATTCAATCTGAGGAAGGTGAACTGGTTAAACAGTTGGACAAAGCCCTATCAGAGAATTCCTTTCAAACAGTGCCACCATCTTTTGATGATTCATTGAAGTTGAAGGATAGCTCACTCGATGATCTTATTGCTGGCATTGCTGacttatcattaaataaaaatgtctaG
- the LOC100305907 gene encoding uncharacterized protein isoform X2: protein MDVEDAENEVSVSSAILNSIASRQNEVLSPEDLAWVESCLVKDSDISDTDWIPLKNALLDIISSQPQSFSTEGEDVKIPPYIISSEYANTATTSDEKLNLQSSTSDEKLIILQSSTSDEKLILQSSTSDGKHLSEPSSTYNVNSLLMAVETSTDEIPDDEKTGTLPSINPFLPTYKEHLKEENETIDSGLNLDSSSYEMEHLAENIFKIWDFDIQSEEGELVKQLDKALSENSFQTVPPSFDDSLKLKDSSLDDLIAGIADLSLNKNV, encoded by the coding sequence ATGGATGTCGAAGATGCAGAGAATGAAGTTTCAGTTTCATCTGCTATTCTCAATTCGATAGCATCTCGGCAGAATGAAGTTCTTTCTCCAGAAGATCTTGCTTGGGTTGAATCCTGCCTAGTTAAAGATTCTGATATTTCAGACACTGATTGGATCCCTTTGAAAAATGCTTTATTAGATATTATCAGCTCCCAACCTCAATCTTTCAGCACTGAAGGAGAAGACGTTAAAATTCCTCCCTACATTATTAGTTCTGAATATGCTAATACTGCAACAACTTCTGATGAGAAACTTAATCTGCAATCTTCAACTTCTGATGAGAAACTTATTATTCTGCAATCTTCAACTTCTGATGAGAAACTTATTCTGCAATCTTCAACTTCTGATGGGAAACACTTATCTGAGCCTTCTTCAACTTATAATGTTAATTCATTACTGATGGCAGTAGAGACAAGCACCGATGAAATTCCAGATGATGAAAAGACTGGTACTTTGCCATCTATCAATCCTTTTCTGCCAACTTATAAGGAACACCTGAAGGAGGAGAATGAAACCATTGATTCTGGACTTAATCTGGATTCTTCCTCTTATGAGATGGAGCACCTTGCCGAGAATATCTTCAAAATCTGGGATTTTGATATTCAATCTGAGGAAGGTGAACTGGTTAAACAGTTGGACAAAGCCCTATCAGAGAATTCCTTTCAAACAGTGCCACCATCTTTTGATGATTCATTGAAGTTGAAGGATAGCTCACTCGATGATCTTATTGCTGGCATTGCTGacttatcattaaataaaaatgtctaG